The following are from one region of the Paenibacillus sp. KS-LC4 genome:
- a CDS encoding protein tyrosine phosphatase: MSKLLFICSRNKWRSLTAETVLSGVDGHEVRSAGTEPQARVRVTEGHIGWADVIFVMEKKHLRRIQEKFPHALSEKRVICLHIPDEYEYMNADLIERLQAAIIEYMPME, from the coding sequence ATGAGCAAGCTATTATTTATTTGCAGCCGGAACAAATGGCGCAGTTTGACGGCTGAAACGGTGCTGAGTGGTGTTGATGGGCATGAGGTGCGTTCTGCCGGAACGGAGCCGCAGGCTAGAGTGCGAGTGACCGAAGGCCACATCGGCTGGGCTGATGTTATTTTTGTCATGGAGAAAAAGCATTTGCGCCGTATACAGGAGAAGTTTCCTCATGCTTTAAGTGAGAAAAGGGTCATTTGCCTCCACATCCCCGATGAATACGAATATATGAATGCAGACCTTATAGAGCGGCTGCAAGCCGCCATTATAGAATATATGCCCATGGAATAA
- a CDS encoding antibiotic biosynthesis monooxygenase: MILEVAILQVKAGLADSFEASFKEASQIISSMKGYVHHELQRCLEEQNKYVLLVKWETLEDHTEGFRGSAEYQEWKRLLHHYYDPFPVVEHYTSIEL; encoded by the coding sequence ATGATTTTGGAGGTTGCTATTTTACAGGTTAAGGCGGGACTCGCTGATTCGTTCGAGGCCAGCTTCAAGGAAGCCTCGCAAATTATATCCAGTATGAAGGGCTATGTCCACCATGAGCTTCAGCGCTGCTTGGAGGAGCAAAATAAATACGTGCTGCTCGTGAAATGGGAGACGCTGGAGGATCATACCGAGGGCTTCCGCGGCTCTGCGGAATATCAGGAGTGGAAGCGGCTGCTGCATCATTATTATGATCCGTTTCCGGTCGTGGAGCATTACACGAGCATCGAGCTGTAG